The following proteins are encoded in a genomic region of Anaerobaca lacustris:
- the nrfH gene encoding cytochrome c nitrite reductase small subunit: MELWRRVMSIVGLSGLPRAWQVGIYGLAGVAVGLALLLVRVANATSYLSDSPLTCINCHVMTDAYASWQRGSHGRVAACVDCHVPHHNVAAKYAYKARDGMKHSYVFTLRKEPQVLELSAPAVPVVQSNCVRCHSDQLAMVRLAASAERRCWDCHENIHGSVRSLSTSPSMLRPALPDAGLDWIRKGGQ, from the coding sequence ATGGAACTGTGGCGTCGGGTCATGTCGATCGTGGGGCTTTCGGGCCTGCCGAGGGCCTGGCAGGTGGGGATCTACGGGCTGGCCGGAGTGGCGGTCGGGCTGGCGCTGCTTCTGGTCCGCGTGGCTAACGCGACGTCGTATCTGTCCGACAGCCCGCTTACGTGCATCAACTGTCATGTCATGACCGACGCGTATGCCAGTTGGCAGCGGGGCAGCCACGGGCGGGTGGCCGCGTGCGTCGATTGCCACGTGCCGCACCACAACGTCGCGGCCAAGTACGCCTACAAAGCTCGCGACGGGATGAAGCACTCGTACGTCTTCACGCTGCGGAAGGAGCCGCAGGTGCTGGAGCTGTCGGCGCCGGCGGTGCCGGTCGTCCAGAGCAACTGCGTCCGCTGCCACAGCGACCAGTTGGCGATGGTTCGCCTGGCGGCGTCGGCCGAGCGGCGATGCTGGGATTGCCATGAGAACATCCACGGATCGGTCCGCAGCCTCTCGACGAGCCCGTCGATGCTGCGGCCGGCGTTACCCGATGCGGGACTCGATTGGATCAGGAAAGGGGGCCAGTGA
- a CDS encoding type II toxin-antitoxin system VapC family toxin, with the protein MIRPILPDTDVLVDFLRGHARAVAFVNTHHARIILSSIAVAELYAGVKGDGEHAALDGFISLFRVVPVSAEIAKVAGLYKRDYGKSHGVGLADAIVAATAEAENADLKTLNTRHYPMVKNLKPAYRK; encoded by the coding sequence ATGATCCGGCCGATTCTCCCGGACACGGATGTCCTCGTGGACTTCCTTCGCGGTCACGCCAGGGCCGTGGCCTTCGTCAATACCCACCATGCTCGTATCATCTTGTCATCCATCGCGGTGGCGGAGCTATATGCGGGTGTGAAGGGAGATGGCGAACACGCTGCTCTGGACGGCTTCATCTCCCTCTTCCGCGTTGTCCCTGTCAGCGCTGAGATCGCCAAGGTCGCCGGTCTGTACAAGCGAGACTACGGCAAGTCCCACGGCGTCGGTCTGGCAGACGCTATCGTGGCGGCCACCGCAGAAGCCGAGAATGCCGATCTGAAGACCCTCAACACCAGACACTACCCGATGGTGAAGAACCTCAAACCGGCCTATCGGAAATAG
- a CDS encoding ribbon-helix-helix protein, CopG family, whose product MVRTQIYLTEEQREELAAIARTSGKKQSELIREAVDRLIDRAGGRNRAAVLREVAGIWKDRADLPDFGALRAEWDRDSR is encoded by the coding sequence ATGGTACGAACGCAGATCTATCTGACCGAAGAGCAACGGGAGGAACTGGCCGCCATCGCCAGGACCTCCGGGAAGAAGCAGAGTGAGCTGATTCGGGAGGCCGTGGACCGGCTGATCGACCGGGCGGGCGGCCGCAACAGAGCCGCGGTGTTGCGCGAGGTGGCCGGAATCTGGAAGGACCGCGCCGATCTTCCGGACTTCGGGGCCCTCCGTGCCGAATGGGACAGGGACTCACGATGA